ATACAAGAGATGGAGTCTCTCCAGATTTAAGATGGTACCAGCAGGAATGCCGTTCTATAAGCATTTTGGGAGGAATATCCAGCACATCATCAATTGCAGACGTGCCAAATATCATTTTGATGAATTTGTCCTTAAATCCTGTTTCTATAAGTTCACGCTCAACAGGTTTGAGCTTTCCATGTTCAAAAGCCACTCCATTGCGTATACAATCAGCCAGTACTTTTGACTCTTGCTTTTTGCTTGATTGTTCTATTTTTTTCGCAATATTATTAAGAGCATACTTAGTATCGTTATCAAGTAGATCATTAATGAGCGTGCATTCTGAATATAGGAAATTTGAGAATTTCTGTGCAAGATCAATGCAATTTTTCGAGGTCTTTGCAAATACAACACATTGTATGTCCTGCCTGATCGTATCAAGAATTATGTCCGTTGCCATATCCTTTATTTCATGCTCATCCACTGCTTTGAAAGATTCAGTTCCTTCATTAAACTGCATGATTTTACAGAAGGATTGGTCTTCATGCAGGAAATATGGTCTCCATTCATTAATTGAAAGTTCCGCTTCCAAATGGTCTGCAAGAACCTCAGCATTTTCGATAGATTCCGAAAGGTAGACCCTCTGGACATCAGAAATACTTCTCAATTTGGTGATCACAACATCCATGGTACATCCTATGTTAGGATCTCCCAGAAGATTGAGTTCGTCCATGACAATTATAGAAAAGCTATTGATCCACATTGTTCCATTAACCATCATCGAATCTATGTTTTCGAGAGTGCAAACAATGATATCATAATCATCCAGTTGCTCTGCTCTTGATTCGATGTTTCCTGTGAATCTGCCAACTTTTACACCCAGCAACTCGAACCTTTTGAAATGTTTGCAATTCTCAGTCGCAAGGGATGGCCATGGAGTGATGTATAGAGCTTTTCCACCGTTAAGAACATGCCTGAGTATCACAAGTTCTGCGATCAGCCTTTTCTCGCTGACAAAGGATGTAACAGCAAGAATATCCTTTCCTTCCAGAAGGCCCCTATTCGCAGCTTCTCCCTGGGAAGGATACAATTCCTCAATTCCAGAATCGATATAGAAGTCGATTGCATTCTGTGGAAGAGGAAGAGACTGTACCTTAATCATTGGAATTCGGATAGGAAATGAAATTGTATCACCTCTAAACATTGGTTATACTTGCTATTTCATTATTCGAAAACGGAGTATTTTCACCAGCGTTAGTGAATTAGATACCTCTTTTCCTCTTCACGTCCTCAAGTGTCGTTTTTCCGGCAGCGATTTCATTTAATATCGCATTGACTCCATCATTCGCTTTTTCTTCAATGAAGATCATCAGCTGCAGTGATCGTGGAAGATGAGAAGTGATCTCATCCGAATAATTAATATTGTTATACGTCGAATTGTTCATTGACAATACCTCTGGGTTTGTTAATTAGTTGCAGCCGTGTAATCTGCCAGGATCGTCGACTGCAACTTTCGCCTTTTATGGACATGATAATGATAGGTGTTGCCTATTTAAAGAATTAATTAGTATAAATTTCAAGTTTGTACTACTCGTTTTAGGTGGTTGCGAAAATTATTTTGTTCTTTTTAAATCGTGCCACGTTTTAATGGAGAAAATTCTCATTGGCAAGGAAGAAAATAACATTAATGAAAAGGATTTAGAACTTCAGAAAGCACAGACCTTAATTGATGAGGAGTCCATCCGACATAAAATACTGGCTCAGACTCCCAAAGGAAGTAAATGTGTATGGAATTAAGCATAAGAGCACACTCAAGAGAATTAAGAACAGGATTTTGAGTGATTGGAAATTCTATTTATGGGCAAAGGAAGTGAGGAAATTGGGAAATGGATTTTAATCCTTATCGCCTTTTTTAGTATTTAGAATAATGTAAAAGGTTGACGCGATTGATAAAACATAAAGTCAATTTTTGTGTGTAAACATCAATCAAAAATAGTTTTTATCTCATTTCTCAAAGCTTGTTTGTTGTAAATTAGCTTGCCTTCTGATGCTGGATTACTATAACTCAAATTTGTCCTAGAAATTACTGTTACACTTCGGGGGAAATTCATGAACTGCGATAAATCCAAAAAGTCCCCACCCTTTTCACAATTGGAATAATGAAATGGATGTTGCACATCAACAAAAGAACAAAATTTAGTAGGAGCAAAAAGCTCA
The sequence above is a segment of the uncultured Methanolobus sp. genome. Coding sequences within it:
- a CDS encoding DEAD/DEAH box helicase, which codes for MIKVQSLPLPQNAIDFYIDSGIEELYPSQGEAANRGLLEGKDILAVTSFVSEKRLIAELVILRHVLNGGKALYITPWPSLATENCKHFKRFELLGVKVGRFTGNIESRAEQLDDYDIIVCTLENIDSMMVNGTMWINSFSIIVMDELNLLGDPNIGCTMDVVITKLRSISDVQRVYLSESIENAEVLADHLEAELSINEWRPYFLHEDQSFCKIMQFNEGTESFKAVDEHEIKDMATDIILDTIRQDIQCVVFAKTSKNCIDLAQKFSNFLYSECTLINDLLDNDTKYALNNIAKKIEQSSKKQESKVLADCIRNGVAFEHGKLKPVERELIETGFKDKFIKMIFGTSAIDDVLDIPPKMLIERHSCWYHLKSGETPSLVYGFNKMIRKTSRRPPHPYGYSVLLEKKHNGFELLQEKLIYLKTGKAESYERDVYTLRRHVLGIISSDMANSPSEVTEFFSRTFSAYMGNSVDFVQETLNFLCDQDMISYNDEKLSITPLGGLVSSMNIDPSTLATIVHELNIANTNAMEITEMSILQLICKTVDFCTVDIKNRVEAKDYYDYADAHKHEIIDFPDFNKIDKTQREHFLETIKSALILKEWINESDVGKINAKYPSTNGDLHILKTHALWIASGMKLIAILKNQNLDFNDLDIRLKYGVCAELIPLVSINGIGRKNARKLFDNGIESVDMLSSLSFEQIAKIIGEQLAEKVCNQLKIPIPTKTKSRKKVYNSTLNCQRSIIEYYNP